A region of the Gemmobacter fulvus genome:
CTCTGGCCCAGATAAACCGTGCCATGGCCGGGAAGCTGTTCGCCGATCACCGCCGAAATCAGGCCCGCCGTCAGCATCCCATGGGCGATGCGGCCCTGAAAGATCGTGTCCTGCGCATAGGCCTCATCCAGATGCACCGGGTTCCGATCCGTCGAGACCTCGGCAAACAGCTCGATATCCCGGTCGGTGACGGTTTTGCGCAAATGGCGGATCATGCCGATTTCGATGTCTTCGATACAGATCGTGCCTCGGGGCATATTGTCGAGCATCCTGCGAATCCTCCGGGTTACTGCGCTGCAACGTAGCAGATGCTGCGATGCAGCGCAATCGGTCGGGTAATTTTTGGACGCCTGTGTGACGAAGGTCGCAATAAAGTTGCGGAGAGGATCAGCGCAGATGGCCCATCGCATAGCTGGGTGACAGCTGTTCCTGCGCCAGCCAACGGTCCAGCAAGGCCGGATCGGGGGCGGCGGCATCCGGGCCGAACTGCTTGGCCTCGATGCCGCCGGTGATGAACAGCGTGTCGATGCCTTCGCTGATGCCGCCCATCACATCGGTGCGCGGGCCATCGCCGATGCACAGGATCTCGTCATTGGGGATCGAGCCGACGGTTTCGGCCAGCTTGCGGCGGGCCAGATCATAGATCGGCGGGTGGGGCTTGCCGAAATACAGGCTTTCCCCGCCCATGGCATCATAGGCCTGCGCCAGCGCGCCTGCGCAATAGATGCGCTTTTCGCCCATATCGACCACAATATCCGGGTTGGCACAGAGCAGTTTCAGGCCCTTGGTCTTGGCATAAAGAAGGGTCGCGCGGTAATCCTCGGGCGTGTCGATGGCATCATCGAAGGGGCCGGTGCAGACGATGCCCTCGGCCTGATCCAGCGGCACCCGCTCCACCGGCGGATGCTGTTTGGCAAGCGCCAGCAAATCGGGCGGCAGATCGGTAAAGAAGGCCAGATCCTTTTCGGGGCCGATGTGATGCACCTTGAAGCCCACGGCACCGGTGACCAGCGCATATTGCGCCGCATCGCCGGACGAGACGATCATGTCATAACAGTCGCGCGGCGCGCCGATCAGCTCCAGCTGTGCGGCCACGCTGCCAAAGGGGCGGGGTG
Encoded here:
- a CDS encoding TIGR01459 family HAD-type hydrolase; its protein translation is MTTLIPALSEISRNYRAVFCDLWGCLHNGQTPFPTAVTALQQFRAAGGTVVLMTNAPRPFGSVAAQLELIGAPRDCYDMIVSSGDAAQYALVTGAVGFKVHHIGPEKDLAFFTDLPPDLLALAKQHPPVERVPLDQAEGIVCTGPFDDAIDTPEDYRATLLYAKTKGLKLLCANPDIVVDMGEKRIYCAGALAQAYDAMGGESLYFGKPHPPIYDLARRKLAETVGSIPNDEILCIGDGPRTDVMGGISEGIDTLFITGGIEAKQFGPDAAAPDPALLDRWLAQEQLSPSYAMGHLR
- a CDS encoding MaoC family dehydratase → MLDNMPRGTICIEDIEIGMIRHLRKTVTDRDIELFAEVSTDRNPVHLDEAYAQDTIFQGRIAHGMLTAGLISAVIGEQLPGHGTVYLGQSLKFMAPVRPGDTVYAEVKVTAIDHAKRRVTLETHCAVGNTVVLKGEALVLAPSRKFD